One part of the Myxococcales bacterium genome encodes these proteins:
- a CDS encoding polysaccharide lyase, with protein sequence MVSLAPPRAYLPFVLIAGICTAGLGGCADLDLGGGDHFASSFEPASDAEWTAVTTTGFSGTSYTKEGGTLSFVNEPVRTGQVAVRLSNPGVPGVEEHAGLARRSPVPEEAYFSAYYYFPRAYDVAGYWYVLQFRSATTDQPDSPETDVHWGLNVHRDPQGGMVLGLAQQVPVDTWTNFLPVQALTLPIGRWVHLEVRFVRSATAGAVRVWQDGRLLFDIAGERTEGTGVLIWFVTNIAKDVAPGPVEVFVDDAAITSLSTRRR encoded by the coding sequence ATGGTTTCCCTGGCCCCGCCCCGCGCCTACTTGCCCTTCGTGCTCATCGCGGGGATCTGCACGGCAGGGCTCGGGGGCTGCGCAGACTTGGACCTGGGGGGGGGAGATCACTTCGCCTCGAGCTTCGAGCCCGCCAGCGACGCAGAATGGACGGCGGTGACGACGACGGGCTTTTCGGGGACCTCCTATACGAAAGAGGGTGGCACGCTGTCGTTCGTGAACGAGCCGGTGCGTACGGGCCAGGTGGCGGTCCGCCTGAGCAACCCCGGCGTGCCCGGGGTCGAGGAACACGCCGGCCTGGCCCGGCGAAGCCCCGTGCCGGAAGAGGCCTACTTCAGCGCGTACTACTACTTTCCGCGTGCCTACGATGTAGCCGGTTATTGGTACGTGCTGCAGTTCCGCAGCGCCACCACCGACCAGCCCGACAGTCCAGAGACTGACGTTCACTGGGGGCTCAACGTGCACCGGGATCCCCAGGGGGGGATGGTCTTGGGCCTCGCCCAACAGGTACCGGTGGACACATGGACGAACTTTTTGCCTGTGCAGGCCCTCACGCTTCCCATCGGCCGCTGGGTTCACCTGGAAGTGCGATTCGTCCGCAGCGCCACAGCGGGAGCCGTGAGGGTGTGGCAAGACGGACGCCTGCTCTTCGACATTGCGGGCGAGCGCACCGAGGGCACGGGTGTGTTGATCTGGTTCGTCACGAACATCGCCAAGGACGTGGCTCCCGGGCCCGTGGAGGTCTTCGTGGACGACGCCGCCATTACGTCGTTGTCCACGCGGCGAAGGTAG